In one window of Camelina sativa cultivar DH55 chromosome 15, Cs, whole genome shotgun sequence DNA:
- the LOC104744617 gene encoding DNA topoisomerase 2-like isoform X3 — translation MLPQKLATMATKLPLESSNNANVAKPRAAAAAGKTIEENYQTKSQREEILLRPDTYIGSIEKHTQSLWVYENDEMNYRPVTYAPGLYKIFDEILVNAADNIQRGPSMDSVEVVINVEENLISVCVCNTGDRVPVEEIHQEEEGDIDVSDMIFGRLLTSSNYDDNGYGLKLTSIFSTKFVIETADGKRLKKYEQVFENNMGKKSELVITNCKQSENWTKVTFKPDLTKFNMTELESDVVALMNKRVFDIAGCLGKSVKVELNGKPIPVNSFTDYVDLYLNAANKSRTEPLPRMTEKVNDRWEICVSLSDGQFQQVSFVNSIPTIKGGTHVDYVTSQITNYIVGIVNKKSKTANVKSHNVKNHLWVFVNALIDNPAFDSQTKETLTLRLSSFKSECKLSKDILKNVENLLSWADIKQSEDLKKSGLKLSQKKSGAKRKRVKVEKLLDAQEAGGENSMDCTLILTEGDSAKSLAVVGLSVVSQKYYGVFPLGGKLLNVRKADMSKIGRNKEIENLKTILGLEENMKYENVNSLRYGHIRIMTDQDHDGSHIKGLIINFFYYYWPWLLKVPSFIGEIRTPIVKATNIETKKVLSFYSIPELEDWQKRPGNATGWTTKYYKGLGRSNDNEGKEYFRNLSLHEKVFVWEDEQDGEAIELAFSKETEARKKLLSNYVLGTHLDPREPKVTYSDFVNKELILFFRAQLQRSIASMVDGLKPSQRKILFCAFKKNLVEEIKVAQFVGYVSENSAYHHGEQNLSSTTIGMAQDYYGGNIINLLKPNGQFGTRASGGKDAASAKYIYTELSPVTRILFPKDDDVLLDYLNEEGITVEPIWYMPIIPHVLVNGSEGVGSGWKTFIPNYNPKEIVANIRRRINGEPVVPMDPWYRGFKGTIEKTASIEGGCTYTITGLCEEVDDTTISITELPIRRWTDDYKQFLLSLKTDNGAPFLQDVVRSYSDTSSVSFVLKLSEENMLEAREEGFLEKFKLTTTISTSNMYLFDKEGVLQKYESPEQILEAFFHLRLEYYQKRKDSMLESLKLEVLKLKNKVNFIRGVVKGEINLVGRDKADQVIELKQRKFTPFPRKLMPGESEESSGSEYDYLLKIGFESFNEKTAKELLSDHDKIIEAIKGLENQTPRDLWLRDLDSFDKELDELDKAQLGRGAAMETIRASSGAPVKAKEQAPKEPVAKKTTKKASESETTEASYSAMDTEVVKPKGRQGGAEKKAVAAKEDEMLDLPLAQYNFGSAAADSSKATETLKAIDVDDDDDDVVVEVAAPAKKEGRKPAASKEDKTTSSSEEKEAGCGK, via the exons ATGCTCCCTCAGAAACTCGCTACCATGGCTACCAAGCTCCCGCTTGAATCCAGCAACAACGCAAATGTCGCGAAACCTCgagccgccgccgccgccgggAAGACGATCGAGGAAAATTATCAGACTAAATCGCAGCGGGAAGAGATCCTTCTACGTCCTGATACCTACATCGGATCGATTGAGAAACACACCCAATCGCTTTGGGTGTATGAGAACGACGAGATGAATTATCGTCCTGTTACCTACGCTCCTGGTTTGTATAAGATCTTTGATGAGATTCTCGTGAACGCCGCTGATAACATACAGAGAGGTCCGTCGATGGATTCTGTGGAAGTTGTGATAAATGTTGAGGAGAATCTGATTAGTGTTTGCGTTTGTAACACTGGAGATAGAGTTCCTGTGGAGGAGATTCATcaggaggaagaaggagatatCGATGTGTCTGACATGATTTTTGGTCGTTTGTTGACGAGTAGTAACTACGATGATAATGGTTATGGTCTTAAGCTTACTAGTATCTTCTCTACTAAGTTCGTCATAGAGACTGCTGACGGGAAGAGACTCAAGAAGTATGAGCAg GTCTTTGAGAACAACATGGGGAAGAAGTCAGAACTAGTTATAACCAATTGCAAGCAGAGTGAGAACTGGACGAAGGTTACCTTCAAACCAGATTTGACGAAGTTTAACATGACTGAGTTGGAGAGCGATGTGGTTGCTTTAATGAATAAACGAGTGTTTGATATTGCTGGATGTTTGGGGAAGTCTGTCAAAGTTGAGCTGAATGGCAAACCAATACCAGTCAATTCCTTCACTGACTATGTGGATTTGTACCTAAATGCGGCTAACAAATCAAGGACTGAGCCTCTCCCAAG GATGACTGAGAAAGTTAATGACAGATGGGAAATATGTGTTAGCTTAAGTGATGGACAGTTTCAGCAG GTCAGCTTCGTCAACTCTATACCCACGATCAAGGGTGGTACTCATGTTGATTATGTGACGAGTCAGATCACAAACTATATTGTGGGTATTGTaaacaaaaagagtaaaacCGCTAACGTTAAGAGCCATAATGTGAAGAACCATCTGTGGGTGTTTGTCAATGCACTTATTGACAACCCTGCTTTTGATtcccaaacaaaagaaactctGACTCTTCGACTGAGCAGTTTCAAATCAGAATGTAAGCTTTCAAAAGATATTCTGAAGAACG TGGAGAATCTGCTTTCATGGGCCGATATCAAGCAGAGCGAAGACCTAAAGAAAAGTGGGTTAAAGTTGAGCCAAAAGAAAAGTGGAGCCAAAAGAAAGAGGGTTAAAGTTGAGAAGTTACTTGATGCACAGGAAGCTGGAGGGGAGAACTCTATGGACTGTACGTTGATTTTGACCGAAGGTGATTCAGCCAAAAGTCTAGCT GTCGTGGGTCTATCTGTTGTGAGTCAAAAATATTATGGTGTGTTTCCGCTTGGAGGAAAGCTATTGAATGTTAGGAAAGCCGACATGAGTAAGATTGGAAGGAATAAGGAAATTGAGAACTTAAAAACAATTCTCGGGCTAGAGGAAAATATGAAGTACGAGAATGTTAACTCATTGAGATATGGCCATATCAGGATTATGACTGATCAA GATCATGATGGTTCCCATATAAAGGGCCTCATAATAAACTTTTTCTACTATTACTGGCCATGGTTACTCAAAGTTCCATCATTCATAGGTGAGATTAGAACACCCATTGTGAAG GCTACTAACATCGAGACTAAAAAAGTTTTGTCATTTTACTCAATCCCTGAGTTGGAAGACTGGCAAAAAAGACCCGGTAATGCAACCGGATGGACTACCAAATACTACAAG GGGTTGGGTAGAAGCAATGATAATGAGGGGAAAGAGTACTTTCGTAATCTTAGTCTTCACgaaaaggtttttgtttgggAGGATGAACAAGATGGAGAAGCCATTGAACTTGCTTTCAGTAAGGAGACTGAAGCCCGAAAAAAATTGCTTTCGAACTATGTG CTTGGCACTCATCTTGATCCGAGAGAACCGAAAGTTACATACAGTGACTTCGTGAACAAAGAACTGATCTTGTTCTTCAGGGCCCAACTTCAACGGTCAATTGCCTCAATGGTTGATGGGCTCAAGCCCAGTCAGAGAAAGATACTTTTCTGTGCATTCAAGAAAAACTTAGTTGAAGAAATTAAGGTTGCCCAATTCGTTGGTTATGTATCGGAGAATTCAGCTTATCATCATGGCGAGCAAAATCTTTCCAGCACTACCATAGGTATGGCACAGGACTATTATGGGGGCAACATTATCAACTTACTTAAACCAAATGGCCAATTTGGTACACGAGCTTCG GGTGGAAAAGATGCAGCTAGTGCAAAATACATTTACACTGAACTCTCTCCTGTAACAAGGATCTTGTTTCCCAAGGATGATGATGTCCTACTTGATTACTTGAACGAAGAAGGGATAACTGTAGAACCAATTTG GTACATGCCCATAATTCCACATGTACTTGTCAACGGCTCTGAAGGTGTTGGAAGCGGTTGGAAAACATTCATACCCAACTACAACCCTAAAGAGATTGTTGCTAACATAAGGCGTCGAATCAACGGTGAACCTGTGGTTCCTATGGATCCTTGGTATAGAGGGTTTAAAGGAACTATTGAGAAAACTGCGTCCATAGAAGGTGGTTGTACCTACACAATCACTGGTCTATGTGAGGAAGTTGATGACACAACTATTAGCATTACGGAGCTGCCCATCAGAAGGTGGACTGATGATTATAAACAATTCTTGTTGTCATTAAAGACAGATAATGGTGCCCCCTTTCTCCAG GACGTCGTCAGGTCATACAGTGACACTTCATCTGTGAGTTTTGTCCTTAAATTGAGTGAAGAGAACATGCTGGAGGCTCGGGAAGAGGGCTTTCTTGAGAAATTCAAACTCACCACGACAATCTCTACAAGTAATATGTATCTCTTTGATAAAGAAGGTGTTCTACAGAAATATGAGTCTCCAGAACAAA TCCTTGAAGCTTTTTTCCATCTACGGTTAGAATATTATCAGAAGAGAAAG GATTCTATGCTTGAGAGTCTGAAACTTGAGGTGctgaaactaaaaaacaaagtGAACTTCATTCGTGGAGTTGTCAAAGGAGAAATCAATCTGGTAGGAAGAGACAAAGCTGATCAAGTTATAGAATTGAAACAGAGAAAGTTTACACCATTTCCGAGGAAGTTAATGCCTGGAGAATCTGAAGAAAGCTCAGGGTCAGAATATGACTACTTATTGAAAATAGGTTTTGAATCGTTCAATGAAAAGACTGCCAAGGAGTTATTGTCAGACCATGATAAAATAATTGAAGCAATAAAGGGCTTGGAAAATCAGACGCCGAGGGATCTCTGGCTGAGAGACTTGGACTCTTTTGACAAGGAACTCGAT GAACTTGATAAGGCCCAACTAGGGAGAGGCGCAGCAATGGAAACAATCAGGGCCAGTTCTGGAGCACCAGTAAAGGCTAAAGAACAGGCGCCAAAGGAACCGGTAGCAAAGAAGACCACAAAGAAAGCCAGTGAATCTGAAACAACAGAGGCTTCCTATTCAGCAATGGACACTG AAGTGGTGAAGCCAAAAGGTAGACAAGGAGGAGCCGAAAAGAAGGCCGTAGCTGCAAAG GAGGATGAAATGTTGGATCTACCGCTTGCTCAATACAATTTTGGCTCAGCAGCTGCGGATTCAAGCA AAGCAACTGAAACATTGAAAGCAATTGACGtggacgatgatgatgatgacgtggTAGTTGAGGTAGCTGCACCagcaaagaaagaaggaagaaaaccTGCGGCAAGTAAAGAAGATAAAACCACCAGCAGCTCCGAGGAAAAGGAAGCAGGTTGCGGCAAGTAA
- the LOC104744617 gene encoding DNA topoisomerase 2-like isoform X4, with translation MLPQKLATMATKLPLESSNNANVAKPRAAAAAGKTIEENYQTKSQREEILLRPDTYIGSIEKHTQSLWVYENDEMNYRPVTYAPGLYKIFDEILVNAADNIQRGPSMDSVEVVINVEENLISVCVCNTGDRVPVEEIHQEEEGDIDVSDMIFGRLLTSSNYDDNGYGLKLTSIFSTKFVIETADGKRLKKYEQVFENNMGKKSELVITNCKQSENWTKVTFKPDLTKFNMTELESDVVALMNKRVFDIAGCLGKSVKVELNGKPIPVNSFTDYVDLYLNAANKSRTEPLPRMTEKVNDRWEICVSLSDGQFQQVSFVNSIPTIKGGTHVDYVTSQITNYIVGIVNKKSKTANVKSHNVKNHLWVFVNALIDNPAFDSQTKETLTLRLSSFKSELENLLSWADIKQSEDLKKSGLKLSQKKSGAKRKRVKVEKLLDAQEAGGENSMDCTLILTEGDSAKSLAVVGLSVVSQKYYGVFPLGGKLLNVRKADMSKIGRNKEIENLKTILGLEENMKYENVNSLRYGHIRIMTDQDHDGSHIKGLIINFFYYYWPWLLKVPSFIGEIRTPIVKATNIETKKVLSFYSIPELEDWQKRPGNATGWTTKYYKGLGRSNDNEGKEYFRNLSLHEKVFVWEDEQDGEAIELAFSKETEARKKLLSNYVLGTHLDPREPKVTYSDFVNKELILFFRAQLQRSIASMVDGLKPSQRKILFCAFKKNLVEEIKVAQFVGYVSENSAYHHGEQNLSSTTIGMAQDYYGGNIINLLKPNGQFGTRASGGKDAASAKYIYTELSPVTRILFPKDDDVLLDYLNEEGITVEPIWYMPIIPHVLVNGSEGVGSGWKTFIPNYNPKEIVANIRRRINGEPVVPMDPWYRGFKGTIEKTASIEGGCTYTITGLCEEVDDTTISITELPIRRWTDDYKQFLLSLKTDNGAPFLQDVVRSYSDTSSVSFVLKLSEENMLEAREEGFLEKFKLTTTISTSNMYLFDKEGVLQKYESPEQILEAFFHLRLEYYQKRKDSMLESLKLEVLKLKNKVNFIRGVVKGEINLVGRDKADQVIELKQRKFTPFPRKLMPGESEESSGSEYDYLLKIGFESFNEKTAKELLSDHDKIIEAIKGLENQTPRDLWLRDLDSFDKELDELDKAQLGRGAAMETIRASSGAPVKAKEQAPKEPVAKKTTKKASESETTEASYSAMDTDNNVVAEVVKPKGRQGGAEKKAVAAKEDEMLDLPLAQYNFGSAAADSSKATETLKAIDVDDDDDDVVVEVAAPAKKEGRKPAASKEDKTTSSSEEKEAGCGK, from the exons ATGCTCCCTCAGAAACTCGCTACCATGGCTACCAAGCTCCCGCTTGAATCCAGCAACAACGCAAATGTCGCGAAACCTCgagccgccgccgccgccgggAAGACGATCGAGGAAAATTATCAGACTAAATCGCAGCGGGAAGAGATCCTTCTACGTCCTGATACCTACATCGGATCGATTGAGAAACACACCCAATCGCTTTGGGTGTATGAGAACGACGAGATGAATTATCGTCCTGTTACCTACGCTCCTGGTTTGTATAAGATCTTTGATGAGATTCTCGTGAACGCCGCTGATAACATACAGAGAGGTCCGTCGATGGATTCTGTGGAAGTTGTGATAAATGTTGAGGAGAATCTGATTAGTGTTTGCGTTTGTAACACTGGAGATAGAGTTCCTGTGGAGGAGATTCATcaggaggaagaaggagatatCGATGTGTCTGACATGATTTTTGGTCGTTTGTTGACGAGTAGTAACTACGATGATAATGGTTATGGTCTTAAGCTTACTAGTATCTTCTCTACTAAGTTCGTCATAGAGACTGCTGACGGGAAGAGACTCAAGAAGTATGAGCAg GTCTTTGAGAACAACATGGGGAAGAAGTCAGAACTAGTTATAACCAATTGCAAGCAGAGTGAGAACTGGACGAAGGTTACCTTCAAACCAGATTTGACGAAGTTTAACATGACTGAGTTGGAGAGCGATGTGGTTGCTTTAATGAATAAACGAGTGTTTGATATTGCTGGATGTTTGGGGAAGTCTGTCAAAGTTGAGCTGAATGGCAAACCAATACCAGTCAATTCCTTCACTGACTATGTGGATTTGTACCTAAATGCGGCTAACAAATCAAGGACTGAGCCTCTCCCAAG GATGACTGAGAAAGTTAATGACAGATGGGAAATATGTGTTAGCTTAAGTGATGGACAGTTTCAGCAG GTCAGCTTCGTCAACTCTATACCCACGATCAAGGGTGGTACTCATGTTGATTATGTGACGAGTCAGATCACAAACTATATTGTGGGTATTGTaaacaaaaagagtaaaacCGCTAACGTTAAGAGCCATAATGTGAAGAACCATCTGTGGGTGTTTGTCAATGCACTTATTGACAACCCTGCTTTTGATtcccaaacaaaagaaactctGACTCTTCGACTGAGCAGTTTCAAATCAGAAT TGGAGAATCTGCTTTCATGGGCCGATATCAAGCAGAGCGAAGACCTAAAGAAAAGTGGGTTAAAGTTGAGCCAAAAGAAAAGTGGAGCCAAAAGAAAGAGGGTTAAAGTTGAGAAGTTACTTGATGCACAGGAAGCTGGAGGGGAGAACTCTATGGACTGTACGTTGATTTTGACCGAAGGTGATTCAGCCAAAAGTCTAGCT GTCGTGGGTCTATCTGTTGTGAGTCAAAAATATTATGGTGTGTTTCCGCTTGGAGGAAAGCTATTGAATGTTAGGAAAGCCGACATGAGTAAGATTGGAAGGAATAAGGAAATTGAGAACTTAAAAACAATTCTCGGGCTAGAGGAAAATATGAAGTACGAGAATGTTAACTCATTGAGATATGGCCATATCAGGATTATGACTGATCAA GATCATGATGGTTCCCATATAAAGGGCCTCATAATAAACTTTTTCTACTATTACTGGCCATGGTTACTCAAAGTTCCATCATTCATAGGTGAGATTAGAACACCCATTGTGAAG GCTACTAACATCGAGACTAAAAAAGTTTTGTCATTTTACTCAATCCCTGAGTTGGAAGACTGGCAAAAAAGACCCGGTAATGCAACCGGATGGACTACCAAATACTACAAG GGGTTGGGTAGAAGCAATGATAATGAGGGGAAAGAGTACTTTCGTAATCTTAGTCTTCACgaaaaggtttttgtttgggAGGATGAACAAGATGGAGAAGCCATTGAACTTGCTTTCAGTAAGGAGACTGAAGCCCGAAAAAAATTGCTTTCGAACTATGTG CTTGGCACTCATCTTGATCCGAGAGAACCGAAAGTTACATACAGTGACTTCGTGAACAAAGAACTGATCTTGTTCTTCAGGGCCCAACTTCAACGGTCAATTGCCTCAATGGTTGATGGGCTCAAGCCCAGTCAGAGAAAGATACTTTTCTGTGCATTCAAGAAAAACTTAGTTGAAGAAATTAAGGTTGCCCAATTCGTTGGTTATGTATCGGAGAATTCAGCTTATCATCATGGCGAGCAAAATCTTTCCAGCACTACCATAGGTATGGCACAGGACTATTATGGGGGCAACATTATCAACTTACTTAAACCAAATGGCCAATTTGGTACACGAGCTTCG GGTGGAAAAGATGCAGCTAGTGCAAAATACATTTACACTGAACTCTCTCCTGTAACAAGGATCTTGTTTCCCAAGGATGATGATGTCCTACTTGATTACTTGAACGAAGAAGGGATAACTGTAGAACCAATTTG GTACATGCCCATAATTCCACATGTACTTGTCAACGGCTCTGAAGGTGTTGGAAGCGGTTGGAAAACATTCATACCCAACTACAACCCTAAAGAGATTGTTGCTAACATAAGGCGTCGAATCAACGGTGAACCTGTGGTTCCTATGGATCCTTGGTATAGAGGGTTTAAAGGAACTATTGAGAAAACTGCGTCCATAGAAGGTGGTTGTACCTACACAATCACTGGTCTATGTGAGGAAGTTGATGACACAACTATTAGCATTACGGAGCTGCCCATCAGAAGGTGGACTGATGATTATAAACAATTCTTGTTGTCATTAAAGACAGATAATGGTGCCCCCTTTCTCCAG GACGTCGTCAGGTCATACAGTGACACTTCATCTGTGAGTTTTGTCCTTAAATTGAGTGAAGAGAACATGCTGGAGGCTCGGGAAGAGGGCTTTCTTGAGAAATTCAAACTCACCACGACAATCTCTACAAGTAATATGTATCTCTTTGATAAAGAAGGTGTTCTACAGAAATATGAGTCTCCAGAACAAA TCCTTGAAGCTTTTTTCCATCTACGGTTAGAATATTATCAGAAGAGAAAG GATTCTATGCTTGAGAGTCTGAAACTTGAGGTGctgaaactaaaaaacaaagtGAACTTCATTCGTGGAGTTGTCAAAGGAGAAATCAATCTGGTAGGAAGAGACAAAGCTGATCAAGTTATAGAATTGAAACAGAGAAAGTTTACACCATTTCCGAGGAAGTTAATGCCTGGAGAATCTGAAGAAAGCTCAGGGTCAGAATATGACTACTTATTGAAAATAGGTTTTGAATCGTTCAATGAAAAGACTGCCAAGGAGTTATTGTCAGACCATGATAAAATAATTGAAGCAATAAAGGGCTTGGAAAATCAGACGCCGAGGGATCTCTGGCTGAGAGACTTGGACTCTTTTGACAAGGAACTCGAT GAACTTGATAAGGCCCAACTAGGGAGAGGCGCAGCAATGGAAACAATCAGGGCCAGTTCTGGAGCACCAGTAAAGGCTAAAGAACAGGCGCCAAAGGAACCGGTAGCAAAGAAGACCACAAAGAAAGCCAGTGAATCTGAAACAACAGAGGCTTCCTATTCAGCAATGGACACTG ATAACAACGTAGTAGCAGAAGTGGTGAAGCCAAAAGGTAGACAAGGAGGAGCCGAAAAGAAGGCCGTAGCTGCAAAG GAGGATGAAATGTTGGATCTACCGCTTGCTCAATACAATTTTGGCTCAGCAGCTGCGGATTCAAGCA AAGCAACTGAAACATTGAAAGCAATTGACGtggacgatgatgatgatgacgtggTAGTTGAGGTAGCTGCACCagcaaagaaagaaggaagaaaaccTGCGGCAAGTAAAGAAGATAAAACCACCAGCAGCTCCGAGGAAAAGGAAGCAGGTTGCGGCAAGTAA